The sequence AAACTTCTAGTGCGACGCCCGCGTTGGTCAGGTATTCAAATTCGTCCTCGTATTTATCGAGTTTGACTTTTTTAGATTCAATTTTGTTGGCGATAATCCGCTTTTTCTTGTTTTCCATCATTGATGGAATAAGATCGTAAATTTTGCGGATTTTCAATTTGTTCTTGTTATCGTATTTGCTTGCGTCTGCGGCGTAAAAGTTGCGAATATCGTCTTGGATCTTGCGAATTTTGACGATGTTTTTCTCTTGAATAAACATGTTTACTGCATCAGGCATCCCCCCGACTAGCAGGAATTTTTTGAACAGATCCATGACTTTTTCATGCATGGCTCCGTCCAAACTTTGCTTGTTCAAAAATCTGTTTTTTAAGCCTTGGATGGCAAATTCGTTGAATCCATTCGCAAGCAGGAATTCTTCGAAATCCAGCGGATACATGTGTACCGTTTCGATGCTTCCTATGGGAATGGATGATGTTTTTGATAAGGCTACTCCGAGGAGAGAACCGCTGGCGATGTATGTAAAACGATCTTCTTGTTTTAAAAATTTGAGCAATGTTAGTAAGCGTGGGCATTCTTGGATTTCGTCTAAGAAAATTAGTGTATTTTCTTTGTTTCCCATTTTATCGCCCGCGAACATGCTAAGGCGCAGATAGAAATCTTCGGTATTTTGAATGTCTGCAAAAAGGCGCTTGTTGAGTGAATCTTCTAGAAGGTTCAGCTCTATGTAGTTCTGAAAATGTTTTTGCCCCATATAGCGAATGATGTACGACTTTCCTATTTGACGGGCGCCATCGATAACCAGCACCTTGTTGGAGCCGTTGGTGAAGTATTCATCGATTCGTTCCTGTATTTTCCGGTAAAGCATAAAATTGCCTTTTTTTAACGAAAGTCGCTACTTTTGCTACTTTTTAATATGTTTTCTGTCTCTAAAATTACACTTTTCAATACAATTTTTCAATAGAAAATACTACTTTTCAATATAATTTTGACCATAAAATGCTACTTTTCAATATGTTTTAGCGCGTCTAAATGCTACTTTGCAATATTTTTGTGCATCGAATCTCGTTCACTGCTTCAAATATTCTTGGACTGCATCAACGAATCGTTGCCCGAACAATTCGATTTTCTTTTCGCCGAATCCGTAAATGTAGTGCAGATCGTCGATGGATAGGGGAGGCGTTGAAACAATTTCTCTTAAGGTCTTGTCTGAAAGTACGACGTATGCGGGCCAGTTGTTTTCTTCTGCAATTTGCCTGCGCACTTTGCGTAGAACTTCAAATAAATCGTCGTTGGCATTGGGTTCTTCTACAAAACTTCTGCTACTGAATTTTTGTTTGTTTTTGGCTCTTGTGGAATGAGTGGCTTCAGATTCTTTTTCAACGGGAATGGCTAATTCGGCACGTTCTTTCCCGAATAGTACGGCGTTTCCGCTTGGCGTGATTTTTAAGTGGTTCCCTTCGTTGTAGGCTATTTCGATATACCCCAAATGCAGCATTTGCAAAAGGTAGTCGTGCCAGTGCTTTAGCGTGGTGCCTGCGCCGGCTCCGAATGTTTTGATTTTGTCATATCCGTTTTGCACAATCTCTTCGCTGCTAAAGCCTTTGAGGATTTGTGCGGTCATCGAAAAGCCTATTTTTTCATTTGTTCGCTTTATGGCCGAGAGCGCTTTTTGCACGAGGATAGTTCCGTTGAAGCGTTGGGGCGGTTTTCGGCAAATGTCGCAGTTCCCACAATTGCCGTTGCTGCTTTCGCCAAAGTAATTGAGCAAGATTCTACGGCGGCAAATCAGCGATTCGGCGTATTCCTGCATGCGATCGAGTTTTTCAGAATTGATTTCTTTTTGCCCGCTTTCGTTTACAAAATTGCGCAGTGTGATGATGTCTTGGAAGTTGTAGAACAGTACGGTTTCTGAGGCGAGCCCATCGCGCCCTGCACGGCCAATTTCCTGATAAAAACTTTCTATGCTCTTGGGGAGATTGTAGTGAATTACATAACGAACGTTGCTTTTGTCGATTCCCATGCCGAATGCGATTGTGGCGCAAACGACATCAATTTTATCGTTAATAAAATCTTCTTGAACCGCGTTGCGTTCTTCGTTGGTCATTCCCGCATGGTATGCTCTAGCCAATATGCCTTTCCCGCATAATTCTTCGGCCACTTTTTCGGTGTTCTTTCGCGATAGGCAATAAACAATGCCTGAATCGCCTTTGTGCTTTGATATTATGGATAAAATAGCCTTTATTTTTTCTTGCCCCGAATAGCCGCGCTTTACATCGAGACTTAAATTCGGCCTGTCGAACGAACTGATAAAGACTTTATGTGAAATTAATCCGAGTTGGTTGATGATATCTTCTTTTGTCAGCTTGTCTGCTGTGGCTGTCAAAGCCATGATGGTGGCTTTGGGAAACTTTTGGTGCAAGCATCCAAGTTGCGTGTATTCTGGGCGAAAGTCGTGGCCCCATTGCGATATGCAGTGCGCTTCGTCGATGGCGAACAAGGGAATGTTTATCCGTTGCAACCATGGAATTTCTCTTTGCAGACGTTCCGGTGAAATGTAGAGAATCTTCAATTCTCCAGATTGGGAACGTGTTCGGATATCGAAGTTTTCGTCTTCGGAATTGGTACTGTTAAGGGCTGCGGCCGCAATTCCGCTGGCGTTGAGCGCATCGACTTGGTCTTTCATTAACGAGATGAGTGGAGATATGACAACCGTTGTCCCTTCAAAAACCAATGCGGGGATTTGGTAGCAAAGCGACTTGCCGCCACCTGTGGGCATTAGTACGAGCGCGTCTTTCCGTGAAAGAATGTGGTTGATAATTTCTTCTTGTTGCGGTCGGAAAGAATTGTAGCCGAAAACGGATTTTAATATTTGGAGCGGAGTCTGCATTGGGTACTTTTGTATTTCATTTTTACAGAATTTAGATACATTTGTGCAGTGTGTCAAGCGGCTTGGTTGCTTGTTTATATGGGCCTTGGGGGAGCTTGGTTTATGGATGTGTTCATTTTGTATAAAAATGTGTTGTTCACAACGGTTATTTTAGTAGCGATGATTTTTTTAGAATTTGCCTAATGTATGAATGTATTTTAGCAACGAGTTTGTTTTGGGGTGCTGTCGTGTAGAAGGAGGATTGATGAGGAAATTTGCATTTCTGCTTTTGGTTGCTGCGTTGATTGCTTGCTCCGAGTCAGAAAACATTGCGGATGTGGACGGCGGCGATGATGTTGCTCAGGAGGGGAGCTCTTTGAGTGAGGTCGTCAATTCGTCAGCTACCGAAAATTCGCAGGCCTCAAGTTCTTCTGCGCTTTTGTCTACAACATCATCTGGTGCCATAAATGCTTCGTTATCGAGCGCAAGCTTGTCCAGTGATTCTAAAGAAGGTCTTTCTTCAAGTTCGTATTATTTGGATTTTTTAGATACTGGAATTCCAGGGAGAGGTGTTGGCGGAGGTTGTGTTGCCTCTTTTTCTGCATCGAATGGTGCTGCTGTTTTTCCTGATTATGCGTGGGGGACGGATGGCTTTCGTCCTGAAGAACTTCCTCGTTCGATTAACGGCTATCAGTTGCTTATTGAAGGACGAACTGCAAAGCTTATTGCAGATGGAACTCCTGCGGAAGATGCCGAAAAGACGGCTAAAAAAGAACTCATTGCGGCGCTAGGATTGGATACGTTGTTCGTTGAAAATCCGTTGAAAGACCGGTCGACTGTTTTTTCGAGGGCTGATGTTGAAAATACATTGAATTATTTCTTTAACCGTGATACTGTCGCGACTTATAAGATAGTCAAGTCTTTTTCTGAAAAAGGAACTTTAGACCGTTCCGAATATTGCGGCATATGGAATGTTTCTCCTAGCAATAGCTGGGGCGGCGAAGAAAGTGCATTTATCCCTTATAGAAACATTTCGTTGTGGGCGAGAACGATCGGTCAACCTGGATGTGCTGCTACCGGCTATGAGTCTGTTCCGCCCACTTATATTTTAAACAACATTTATCGGAAATGTATTGGACTCCCTTATTGCGACGGTAAACAATTTGGTATTATCGAACAAGCCGGTCTTAAAAATATCATAGCTGACACGCTTTACTATTGCGGTACAAGTGGCTGGACGCTTTTGATGAATTACGAAGAAGATACCAAGGATATCCCTTGCGATGAAATTGGCAAAATGTTCAAGAGTACTTCCTTGAATGAACGCTATTATGTTTGCAAGGAAAATGGCTGGAATGTCACTACAAAAATGGATTACGAGACCAAGGACATTCTTTGTGGCGATTCTGCTAAAATTGTTCAAAGTCCGACAGATTCTACCAGATTTTACTTGTGCAAAGATTCAAAATGGAAAATTGCAACTCAATTGGAAAAGGAAACGACTGGAGTTCCTTGCGACCGCGTTGGGAAAATGTTAGAAAGTGAAATCAAAAGTAACGGAGGTGTCATTTATATTTGCCGGGATTCGGGCTGGGACGTTGCGACTTATCGAGAAAAGGACATTGGCGATAGAGCTTGTGATGCGGAAGGTAAAACGGTCCAGGGCCTTCGCGATACTTCGATGTCCTATGTGTGCTACAATAATGCATGGACGGATTTCTACAAGGCGCCTTGCAGTACGGACAACCAAAGACGTAAAGATAGCAATAGAGGGGGTAACGAACAATATATCTGCTACAATGGTAAATGGCATTCCTCAATAGAGTGGAACTGTGATTTTCCGAAGGAATATTACTTTAATCCAAATATTGAGTATGGAACATTGACGGATAGTCGTGATGGCGAAACTTACAGGACTGTTGAATTTAGAGGCAAAATTTGGATGGCCGAAAACTTGAGGTATGCGATTGGAGATTCTTCGCAGAGTTATTCTGCTCAAGAAGGTTGCCAAATTGCAGGCCGTTTTTATTCGATTGAGGCCGCTGCAACGGCTTGCCCTGCTGGCTGGCGATTGCCCGATACGACTGAACTGAATTTATTTTACTCAGACGATTACAATCATCTTTCTATGTATGAGAAAAACTCGTACTTGGCGAAGTTTAAGTCTCAGATAGGTTCACGCTGTAGTGCTTTCTCTTGTAATGAATCGGGCCTTTCGTTTTTGATGCTCGGCCTCTATCCAAAGGCCGAAAATAAAAACTATGAAAATGTTTTATATTGGATTTATGGCGACGATAGTACAAAAGACATCATTTTCCTTTATTTGGGCGATACGTATATGTATTTTAATCAAGCCTATATGGACTTCTATTTACCTATACGTTGCGTGAAAGAATAATTTCGCCTTGTGTTTAAATATTTGATAATAAGGCGATATGGCATGTTTTAAATATAAGAAAAAGAACTTTAAGTGCAGAATTGATAAATGAATTTCATTTTAGGGCTGTTTTTCGTCTGATTGCGTTTGAAATAGCAAATTTTTATTATATATTATGGAAGAAATTTAAGGAGATTATTATGAATAGTTTTGTTAAGGCTTCTCTGATTGCTGCGATGATGACAGCTCCGCTTATGGCCGACGAATCCTTTGGTGGCGTTGGCATCACCATTTATCAGGTGAACGAGGGCGTCCATGTGGCCGAAGTCATTCCGGGCACTCCGGCTGCAGAAACCAATCTCCGTGCAGGTGATGTTATTACCGCTGTTGATGGTGTAAGCCTCAAGGGTCAGAATATTGAATTTTCGAAGGCAAAACTTCGTGGCCAGGTCAATAAGCCGCTGGAAATCACTTATACGAGCAATGGCGAAACCTATTCCACGGTCATCCGTCGTGCTCAGATTACCGTGAAGGACTTGGACAACAAGGCTGTGAAGAACTGGTACGGCGACAAGGATCGCGTGAACGTTCAGGAACTTGAGACGTTTGCAAGCGCTACCGAAAACGACAAGCAACTCGTTGCAGTGCTCAGCCGCGGTAACCTTGTCAAGAATGATGTTTCAGTCGCTTCTGCTGATGTCAATGGCGTTTATGTGGAAAAGGCTCAGACTTCTCCGAAATTCACCAAGGCAACTCCGATCCGCAAGGGTGATGCGACTCTTTGCCTCTTCAACCGCAAGGCTCTTTCGTTTGCAGTTAAGTCCACAGGCCGCGTTGCTGTGACTATCATGAATGCTGATGGCGAACAGGTTGCAAAGCTTGGTCTCGACAATGCTGTTGCTGGCGTGAACACGATCAATTGGAATGGCTCTCAGCTCCCGAGCGGTCGCTACGTTATTTCCATTGACCACAATGGCGCTGTAAGCGGTGCCAACGCCGTGCTGAAGTAATTTTCCGCTTTAATCAAAAATTTGAGGAACGCTTCATATCTGGAGCGTTCTTTTTTTCTATCTTGTGGAACCGTGATTTTGTCCAAAACCCATCGATCCCTGTGGGCCGTTTTTGCTTTTCTAATTGCTGCGGTCTTTGCTCCTTGCTCTTATGGCGAGGACATGACCCGCTTTGAACTCGAAGAGCGCGAACAGCCTGTAGAAGACACGACCGAGGTCGATTGGATGAACGATACGACCGGTGTGGATACGATTGAATATCATGCGGTTGATTTGGTGTATGATGTTGAAACTTCGACGTTCAATTTGAACAAGTCGGCGCAACTCAAGTACCGCACAGCAACGCTTGAATCCGACACGATTTGGATGGACCAAAAGAATCAGATTTTGGCAGCGTCGGGTAACCCGGTGCTTCGCGAAACCAAGAATCCTTCGCTTTCGGGCATGCGTCTCAAGTACAACCTCAAGTCTAAAATAGGTGAGGTCTATTACGCAACGACGTTCCAGGACAACCAGCAGTTGAACGGTATGGAAGTTCGTCGTTTGCCGGATACGCGAATTCAGATTGCTCGCGGTGACTTTAGCACGTGTAACGATACGACGCACCAGCACTTCTACTTTTATGGTCGCCGCATGGTGGTGAAACCCAAGGAGACGATTACCGCAAGACCGGTGGTTTTGAATATTGCCGATGTGCCTGTGGCGGTTCTCCCGATGATTGTGGCACCGCTCAAGAGCGGTCGCAAGTCCGGTATTTTAACGCCTAAGTTTGGTGGTGACCAGAAGCAGGGCTACTACTTGCGCAATATCGGTTTCTATTATGCTGCCAACGATTATTGGGACGCTACGATTTCTGCGGATGTGATCGAAGGTGACGAAGCGCGTTTTGAACGCTCTACGCTTTCTGGTGAAATCCGCTATAAAAAGCGTTATTTGCTGGATGGCTACCTGAAGTACACGAGCTACCTCGAAGAATTCGATTTCAGCAACAGCGGTTACGACATTGCATTTTCGCACAACCAGAACTTGACTCCCGACGCGAAGCACACGTTGAGCGGCCAGGGCTCCTTTGTGAGCGACAGGGGCATCCGTAAGAACAACTCGTTAGAGTCGAGTACGATTTTGAACCAGCAAGCAAACGCCTCCCTTGCTTATTCCGGTAAGTTCGGCAACAACAAGAGCTTGACGGTTAAGGTTTCGCAGAGCCATAACCTTACGACGGGAATGCTCGAACGTAATTTGCCCGATATCCAGTACCGCATGAGCGGTAACCTTTTCAATTTCGAATTGGAAGAAGGCGAAATTGCTGCAGAAGATGGCTCGTTCCAGTCGTTCCTTGAAAAGTTCAATTACAGCTTTACGAATCGATTCAACTACAACATGCGCCGCGATAAAGACTTGACGCTGGATAAGGATACGACTGCGCATTACTTGGGTTACACGGGTACTTATACACTCGATTATTCCGGCCGGCTTTTTGACGTTATCAACATCACGCCGCGCGCCACTTTCACTGGATATTGGACCGGAACTTCTTGGCGTAATCCGAACGATTCTTTGTACAAAAGAAAACGCTACATGAGCTTTAATCCTGAAGAAGGAACATATGGTAACGTAGCCTACAACCACAGCTATAGCTTGACTGCCGATACTAAACTCTATGGTATTTGGGTTCCTGAAATTGGTCGCTTCACCGGTATCCGCCATGTGCTTTCTCCGAGTGTTTCTTACACGTACGCGCCTGAAATTGATACGGTCAAGACGTTCGCGCCGCATCCGCTTTTGGGGCAATCTCCGTACCAGCAAAAACAGCAGACGATTGGCTTTAGTTTGAATAACGACTTTGACATCAAGTACCTCAAGGTGGCTGCAAAAGCCGATACCACTCGTGGCGATTCGACAAAGAAGGCTAAGGCGGTCGAGGATCAGTACGGTACACGCCGCTTGCTTACGACAAGGCATAGTTTCTCTTATAACTTTGCGGCAGACTCACTCAATTTCTCGGACATTTCGTCTTCGTTCGGATTGCAGATTTTGCCGGACTACATGTTTACCATCAATACTCGTCATAGCTTCTATCACAAGTTCGATTCAAATCCGAATAAAGTCAAGTTCCCAGAACTCACGTATTGGGGCTATGAACTTTCAAAGAATTTCCATTGGAGCGGTACGTTTAATGGCGGGCTTCCTTCGCAACTTGAAAAGTACGAAATGTTGAATTGGTCGCTGAGTTTGGATTACCGCTATTCGTTCAGCAGTACCCGCGTGGCAAAGAATTTGTTTAAAGACAATATCTCGCATTCGACGGGTATTTCGGCGTCGTTCCAGCCGACCGTCAACTGGGATGTTTCTTACAGCACTCGTTACGATTATAATGAAGGTAAGTTTGTCTCGCATGAATTTACGTTCAAGCGCGTGTTGCACTGCTGGCAGCTCGATTTTACATGGACGCCGACTGGCCCTGCAGCAGGCTGGAGCTTCTCGGTCTATGTGCGCGACTTGCCGGATATCAAGCTGAATGCTGGCAGCACCGACACGAAGAGTTATGATTAAATTAGACGAAAGAACGCCGCTGCGCGGCTATAGACGACAAATGCGTCCGGCGAATATCGCGACCAAGCTTGCTTGGGCATGATTGAGCCTAGCATTTGGGACTTGTCCAAAGACGAGAGAAGTAGACAGTAAGCAGTAGGCAGCCCTTCGACAGGTTCAGGGACCTGACTAGGTTGGTGAGCTTGCCGAACCATGCCGCAATTATATAACTTCCTACTTCCTACCGACTACTTCCTACTAATCACATCCCTAACCACTAACTACTGTTTACTAATCACCATAGACCAACAACCAATGAATAACGAAATCATTCTTGCCAGCGGTTCCCCGCGACGTTCTGAAATTTTAAAACAGTTAGGAGTCAATTTTCGCGTGGTTGTCTCCGGCGAAGACGAAAAGCCAACAAGTACAAACCCGATGGATTTCCCGCGCGAAAACGCATGCATCAAGGCTTTGTCTGTATCTCGCACGGAACGCGATGCTTACGTGCTCGGCTTTGATACGCTTGTTTTTTTGGACAACATGCCGCTTGGAAAGCCGAAATCCGAAGAAAACGCCCTCGAAATGCTGAAAAAATTGAATAATCGTTCGCATTTTGTGATTACCGGTGTCGCCATTGCCCGCAACGGCGAAATCCTTTGTGCATCCGAAGAGAAAACAGAGGTCATTTTTAGAAACTGTTCCTTACAAGAACTTAAAGATTATGTAAATTCTAAAGACCCGATGGATAAAGCAGGTGCCTACGGCATTCAAACGAATGGGGCGCGCCTGATAAAGTCTATCAATGGATGTTACTACAACGTGGTTGGGTTACCGGTTGCACGTACACTGGAAATGTTGGATAGCTTACAAGTTAAGGTATAGCAAATGATTCAATTGGATGAGAAGAATCCCAACGAACGCCTTGGCGAATTCTTGGCCCGCGTTCGCGAATCTCAAGGACTTTCTATAGAAGATCTTTCTGATCGTACGAAAATTTCGGTGAAAATGCTTCATTTTATTGAAGCGAGTGACTGGAAGTCTTTGCCGGTAGAAGCTTATGTCCGTAGTTACCTGAATTCTGTAAGTACTAAGCTCGGCTTGGATCCCAAGGGCGTTCTTAAACTGTATGCTGAAGAAGTCGGTTCGAATTTTGTCACGCCTGACATGGAACCGATGAAGAATATTGCTCCGATGACGGATGAAGAAAAGCAACCGCGCAGTAAGGCTGTGCCTATAGCGATTGTGGTTATCGTGGCGCTTTTCATTGTTGGGCTCCATTTTGTAACGAAGGGCGATGCTGCTGATAGTAATGCCAATCCGCCAGCGGTGGTTGCTGCTGAGGATTCTTCCGAAATCAGCCAGGACATGCCTGAAGGTGCCGAAGCGGTTCCCGCGGATTCCATCAAGGACGAAAAGAATGAGACTGTGACGCAGGCTGATGTCGATAAGGCTGTGAAAAAAGCTGAAAATCTCCCGGCTTCTGCAACGATTTTCATTTCGGCATCTTCCAAGAAAGATACCGTAACAGGTCCGGTTTCTGACAATGGCCGCACGAAGATTGAACTTGTGGGCTCTGGTGAAATGCGTTCTTGGGTGGGCATCAAGCGTGACGAAGACGATGACGAATTCGTAAAAGAAGCAAACATTGCTACCGTCGATAACAAGCTTGTTTATACCGCAAGTGGCACGTTGTATATCGTTATTGGCGAACCGCGCGCTATTGGCAAAATGTACTTGAACGGCGTTGAAACCCCGCTTCCTGTGCCGAAGTTTGGCCGTGTGGCCCGCTTTAGCGTGTTTGACGGTCGTGTGCTCAAATAAGAGGTGTTTATGCGTTCTTCTAAGATTTCTCGCAAGACGAGTGAAACTGATATCCAACTTTACTTGAACTTGGACGATGCCTCTAGAGGCCAAATCAGTTCGGGTTCGGGTTTCTTGGATCATATGCTAAACTTGTTCCAAGTACATGGCGGTTTCCACCTTGATTTGACTTGCAAGGGCGATACTGAAGTCGATATGCACCACAGTATGGAAGACATTGCGATTGTGCTTGGTCAGGCGCTCGTTGAAGCTCTTGGCGACAAGAAAGGTATCGAACGCTACGGTTTTTACTTTGTTCCAATGGACGAGGCGTTAAGCCGCGTTTGCATTGACTTTAGCAACCGCATCGGTTTTGTCTGGAACGTAAAGCTCCCGGCGGCAACTGCAGGCGGAATCGAAGCCAGCATGTTCGAACATTTCTTCAAGAGCCTTTGCGAAAATGCCCGCATGAACCTGCATGTGGAACTCTTCTACGGCAATGACAACCACCACTGCCTGGAATCCATTTTCAAGGCTTTTGCTCGTGCCGTTGCAATGGCAGTCGCTCCTTCGCGAAACGTAAAAGGCATTCCCAGCAGCAAAGGCGTGCTGTAAGAAAAAGTCACTAAATTTTTAATAAAGGGCAGGACTGAGGTTCTGCTCTTTTTTTTGTGTGATAGCCGTCACATTAAAATGCATGCTTTTTCTGGTGACATAAATTTGCATGTTTTTTTTATTTTGGTGGCTTTTTTTGTCACAAAAATAAGAAATTTAAAATAATTAATTGCGCATATTCACTCTAGGATTTTTTGTAAAAAAATTTTATGTTTTGCTCGGTGTGTATGGACTAGGAGTGCTGTGGGCATGAATGTTTTGTCAACAACTTTAAAGATGGTTTGTTGTCCTTTGCCGGTACACGATCTTGCCAAAGCAAAGAAAGACGAATGTATTCAAAATGCAATAATAAACGCGCAATTGTATATGATTGCTAAGAAACCTTTGGTTTATTTTAGCAATGTAAATGTTGACAACAAAAAAATTGATCTTGATCTCGTAAATGCGTATGATCGAGTCAGTATTTCAATCCCGTTAGATCAGCCGATTTTTAAACCGGATGGTGAGAAGACTTTTGTTTTCGATGTGCGTTCTGCAGACAATAGTTCTTTCGTAGAAAACTATCCTGTGGAAAATGCTTGCGAAATTTATGTTTATGCAATTGAAAATGCTTTATATGAAAAGCTGACTGAAAAAAAGTTTAACGAAAAGAAATTAAGAAAGCACCTTAATGCCGATAGCTTTGTTGTTAGGCTGACTCCTGAAAAACTTTTGTTTTTGTATTTGGATAACAGACTTCGAATCCCGAATTTCGATAAAGCACAGAAGAATTTTTGGGATTTTGAAGTAATGTTTATAGATAAAATACCGGCTCCTTGTATGGCTGATGGTTGCTGTAATTACGAGTCGTTTATGAAAGTAGTTCAATCGGAAATCGATGAGTACGAAAGTGATCTAGAAGATACTGTTTTGCTGTTCTTTAATGCTCAAGAATGTGATAGGAGCCTTTTGATTGCTAATGATACTTCGTTCAACGATTTTCAAAAACGTTTAAACCCGAAAAAAATGCCATCGGTTGATTTGCTTTCTCTAAAGACCGAAGTGTTCTTTATAGATAAATTTAAACCGAAATGCGACGAGATGCAATTCCACGAATATTTTGAACGCAAGGGTTGCTCTGGAATTTCTGAATATGATGTTATTGATTACGCCATAAATGATAGTATCAATCTTGTATTGAGGGATATGAAGTGGTTTGGCGGGCTCAATGGCAATTGCTTGG is a genomic window of Fibrobacter succinogenes containing:
- a CDS encoding ATP-binding protein, translated to MLYRKIQERIDEYFTNGSNKVLVIDGARQIGKSYIIRYMGQKHFQNYIELNLLEDSLNKRLFADIQNTEDFYLRLSMFAGDKMGNKENTLIFLDEIQECPRLLTLLKFLKQEDRFTYIASGSLLGVALSKTSSIPIGSIETVHMYPLDFEEFLLANGFNEFAIQGLKNRFLNKQSLDGAMHEKVMDLFKKFLLVGGMPDAVNMFIQEKNIVKIRKIQDDIRNFYAADASKYDNKNKLKIRKIYDLIPSMMENKKKRIIANKIESKKVKLDKYEDEFEYLTNAGVALEVSAITDIKFPLVQSTTKNLLKLYLNDVGILTGILYGNNINAVMSDIPSINLGAIYETVVASELNAHGKKLYYYDNRLKGEVDFLIDNYDALTAVPIEVKSGRDFTIHSALNNLQKTGNVQMGIVLSNSPDIVQKRNTLYLPVYFVMFL
- the recQ gene encoding DNA helicase RecQ codes for the protein MQTPLQILKSVFGYNSFRPQQEEIINHILSRKDALVLMPTGGGKSLCYQIPALVFEGTTVVISPLISLMKDQVDALNASGIAAAALNSTNSEDENFDIRTRSQSGELKILYISPERLQREIPWLQRINIPLFAIDEAHCISQWGHDFRPEYTQLGCLHQKFPKATIMALTATADKLTKEDIINQLGLISHKVFISSFDRPNLSLDVKRGYSGQEKIKAILSIISKHKGDSGIVYCLSRKNTEKVAEELCGKGILARAYHAGMTNEERNAVQEDFINDKIDVVCATIAFGMGIDKSNVRYVIHYNLPKSIESFYQEIGRAGRDGLASETVLFYNFQDIITLRNFVNESGQKEINSEKLDRMQEYAESLICRRRILLNYFGESSNGNCGNCDICRKPPQRFNGTILVQKALSAIKRTNEKIGFSMTAQILKGFSSEEIVQNGYDKIKTFGAGAGTTLKHWHDYLLQMLHLGYIEIAYNEGNHLKITPSGNAVLFGKERAELAIPVEKESEATHSTRAKNKQKFSSRSFVEEPNANDDLFEVLRKVRRQIAEENNWPAYVVLSDKTLREIVSTPPLSIDDLHYIYGFGEKKIELFGQRFVDAVQEYLKQ
- a CDS encoding FISUMP domain-containing protein, producing MRKFAFLLLVAALIACSESENIADVDGGDDVAQEGSSLSEVVNSSATENSQASSSSALLSTTSSGAINASLSSASLSSDSKEGLSSSSYYLDFLDTGIPGRGVGGGCVASFSASNGAAVFPDYAWGTDGFRPEELPRSINGYQLLIEGRTAKLIADGTPAEDAEKTAKKELIAALGLDTLFVENPLKDRSTVFSRADVENTLNYFFNRDTVATYKIVKSFSEKGTLDRSEYCGIWNVSPSNSWGGEESAFIPYRNISLWARTIGQPGCAATGYESVPPTYILNNIYRKCIGLPYCDGKQFGIIEQAGLKNIIADTLYYCGTSGWTLLMNYEEDTKDIPCDEIGKMFKSTSLNERYYVCKENGWNVTTKMDYETKDILCGDSAKIVQSPTDSTRFYLCKDSKWKIATQLEKETTGVPCDRVGKMLESEIKSNGGVIYICRDSGWDVATYREKDIGDRACDAEGKTVQGLRDTSMSYVCYNNAWTDFYKAPCSTDNQRRKDSNRGGNEQYICYNGKWHSSIEWNCDFPKEYYFNPNIEYGTLTDSRDGETYRTVEFRGKIWMAENLRYAIGDSSQSYSAQEGCQIAGRFYSIEAAATACPAGWRLPDTTELNLFYSDDYNHLSMYEKNSYLAKFKSQIGSRCSAFSCNESGLSFLMLGLYPKAENKNYENVLYWIYGDDSTKDIIFLYLGDTYMYFNQAYMDFYLPIRCVKE
- a CDS encoding PDZ domain-containing protein is translated as MNSFVKASLIAAMMTAPLMADESFGGVGITIYQVNEGVHVAEVIPGTPAAETNLRAGDVITAVDGVSLKGQNIEFSKAKLRGQVNKPLEITYTSNGETYSTVIRRAQITVKDLDNKAVKNWYGDKDRVNVQELETFASATENDKQLVAVLSRGNLVKNDVSVASADVNGVYVEKAQTSPKFTKATPIRKGDATLCLFNRKALSFAVKSTGRVAVTIMNADGEQVAKLGLDNAVAGVNTINWNGSQLPSGRYVISIDHNGAVSGANAVLK
- a CDS encoding putative LPS assembly protein LptD, whose protein sequence is MTRFELEEREQPVEDTTEVDWMNDTTGVDTIEYHAVDLVYDVETSTFNLNKSAQLKYRTATLESDTIWMDQKNQILAASGNPVLRETKNPSLSGMRLKYNLKSKIGEVYYATTFQDNQQLNGMEVRRLPDTRIQIARGDFSTCNDTTHQHFYFYGRRMVVKPKETITARPVVLNIADVPVAVLPMIVAPLKSGRKSGILTPKFGGDQKQGYYLRNIGFYYAANDYWDATISADVIEGDEARFERSTLSGEIRYKKRYLLDGYLKYTSYLEEFDFSNSGYDIAFSHNQNLTPDAKHTLSGQGSFVSDRGIRKNNSLESSTILNQQANASLAYSGKFGNNKSLTVKVSQSHNLTTGMLERNLPDIQYRMSGNLFNFELEEGEIAAEDGSFQSFLEKFNYSFTNRFNYNMRRDKDLTLDKDTTAHYLGYTGTYTLDYSGRLFDVINITPRATFTGYWTGTSWRNPNDSLYKRKRYMSFNPEEGTYGNVAYNHSYSLTADTKLYGIWVPEIGRFTGIRHVLSPSVSYTYAPEIDTVKTFAPHPLLGQSPYQQKQQTIGFSLNNDFDIKYLKVAAKADTTRGDSTKKAKAVEDQYGTRRLLTTRHSFSYNFAADSLNFSDISSSFGLQILPDYMFTINTRHSFYHKFDSNPNKVKFPELTYWGYELSKNFHWSGTFNGGLPSQLEKYEMLNWSLSLDYRYSFSSTRVAKNLFKDNISHSTGISASFQPTVNWDVSYSTRYDYNEGKFVSHEFTFKRVLHCWQLDFTWTPTGPAAGWSFSVYVRDLPDIKLNAGSTDTKSYD
- a CDS encoding nucleoside triphosphate pyrophosphatase, encoding MNNEIILASGSPRRSEILKQLGVNFRVVVSGEDEKPTSTNPMDFPRENACIKALSVSRTERDAYVLGFDTLVFLDNMPLGKPKSEENALEMLKKLNNRSHFVITGVAIARNGEILCASEEKTEVIFRNCSLQELKDYVNSKDPMDKAGAYGIQTNGARLIKSINGCYYNVVGLPVARTLEMLDSLQVKV